The genomic interval gatatctttaagaaaattagagataccaagggaacatttcatgcaaagatgggcacaataaaggatagaaacagtatggacctaacagaagtagaagatattaagaagaggtgacaagaatacacagaactatatgaaaaagatcttaatgacccagataactataacggtgtgatcactcacctagagccagacatcttggagtgaaagctcaagtgggccttcagaagcatcactacaaacaaagttagtggaggtgatggaatttcagctgagctatttcaaatcctaaaagatgatgctgtgaaagtgctgcactcaatatgccagcaaatttggaaaactcagcagtggccacgggactggaaaagatcagttttcattccaatctcaaagaagggcaatgccaaagaatattcaaactaccacataattgcactcattttacacactaggaaagtaatgctcaaaagtttccatgctaggcttcaatagtacgtgaactgagaacttccagatgttcaagctggatttagaaaaggcagaggaaccagagatcaaattgccaacatccattggatcacagaaaagcaagagaattccagaaaaatatctacttctgcttcattgactatgctaaagcctttgactgtgtggatcacaacaaactgtggaaaattcttaaagaaatgggaatactagaccaccttatgtgcctcctgtgaaacctgaaacctgtcaagaagcaacagaatgagacatgaaacaacagactgattccaaattgggaaaggagtacgttaaggctgtatgttgtcatcccacttatttaacttatatgcagagtacaccatgtgaaatgccaggctggatgaagcacaagctggaatcagattgctgggagaaatatcaataatctcagatatgcagatgacatcaccgttatagcagaaagcaaagaagaactaaagagcctcttgatgaaggtgaaggaggagaatgaaaaagctggcttaaaactcaacattcaaaaacaaagatcatgccatccagtcccaacacttcatggcaaatagatgagaaaacaatgggaacagtgacaaactttattttcttgggcttcaaaatcactgcagatggtgactgcagccatggaattaagacacttgctcctcagaagaacagctatgacaaacttagtgtattaaaaaaacaaagacattactttgtcaacaaaggtccgcatagtcaaaactgtggtttttccagtagtcgtgtatggatgtgagagttggaccacagaaGTCTCTGAgagccacagaattgatgcttttgaactgtgatgttggagaagactcttgagagtcccttggacataaGAAGATCAggacagtcaatcctaaaggaaatcaatcttgaatattcattggaaggactgatgctaaagctgaaactccaatactttggccacctgatgtgaagaactgattcactggaaaagaccctgatgctggtaaagattgaaggcaggagaaggggacaacagaggatgagatggttggatagcatcaccaactcaatggacatgagtttgagcaagctccaggagatggcgaaggacagggaagcctggggtgctgcagtccatggggttgcaaagagtcagacatgactgagtgactaaacaactcaCAGATTAAGGCCTGGCCTTTATTGACACTTCCTTCACTCACAATTTGTACAAACAACATATAGCTATTCAAATTTGATATGCTAGAGCGAAATATATTCCTACCTTTAGGAAGCTTTATGTTTTCTGAGATGAGAAAATATGCTTGTGGGTATCTACTTGTTCGCTTTGATCAGGCAGGTGTGTCATCTGCAAAATGCCggggacagggtgtggagaattCATACTGGTAGCCTCGTCCTTTTTTTCCTGCGGAAGTTAAAAGTAAGGAGCTCATTTCCAGCTTTTGCAAAGGTCTCCTGACATGGGATGAAGGCAAGTCTAACAAAGGTGGATGTGCTGTCACTGAATCAGTAAaagattcttttttccttctagcGCGCTTTCTTtcacttgataaatattaattaagcACTTATTATACAACAGGTTCTACATTTTTACTAATAGGCAAGAAACTATATCCATCTGTGTATAGGCACATTTCTACAACATATACTATGTGTGTTTTGTGTgatgggggtgaggtgggagtAGTGGCAAAAGCAATCATCTAACCTCTGCCAAGGAGATGGCTGGTAATTATTATGTGCTCTAAATAATGTCAATGCAAACTAAACCCTGGAGCATATTTTACTTCTCCTGCTGCTAAATAATAAGAACTTATAGCACGAGGAAGAAAACCttttctgaaaacaaacaaaatttcccATCCCTTGTTTGTAATTCCCAGAGATCTGGAAATCTGATACCTATGCTCTTGGCCAGAGAGTGCTTTTTtgtccttaggaaaaaaaaaaggtggggagggTCACTGAGAGAAGTTGAGAACTCTGAATTTAAGGTAATAATTATAATGATCAAAACATGTTGAGGGTCCACAAAGATTATTATAAGAATGTTTCTCAGGGTAATATTTATAGGGAAAATATCAAAGTAATCTAAATGCTCAAAAGTAGAGGTTAATTACataaattatggtacattcaTATagagaatcggagaaggcaatggcaacccactccagtgttcttgcatggagaatcccagggatggcggagcctggtgggctgccgcctacggggtcgcagagtcagacacgactgaagcaacttagcagaagcagcagcagcatataaagaATACCACAGAGACATCATTAATGATATTTAGAAGAATAAAGATGTAGGAAGACAGTCAATATAGCTTAAATGGAAAATGCAAGTGAAAACAGTATATATCATGTTATCCATTTTggtaaaaaatagatatataaataagtgcacacacacacacacaaaatatatatatatatatatatatatttttttttttttttttttttgagagcacAGACTCCTACCCCAGCCCCAGCTGGCTCTGCCTCTAACTAGCTtccctctggacctcagttttctcatctgaagggGCTGTAGGTTCAATATGTGAAAACTACACATCCCCTATAAATTAGAAACCACAAAGTTCCTGTGATTATATGCTGGAATTATTCCCCAATCATGAGTCATCTCTCATCTCTGACTTTGCAAATACAAATTCCTCCCCAGTGATAGAAATTAAAATGGTTAATTATTTTATGGGTAGTCTGTACACAATGAATGCTTGTGtgcagcaccatctgggaagttgAGGCAAAGGAAATAGCTCTTAAAACCCTcctgggattgaaatgaaaaacaagtcAGGTTGTGACATCAACTACCATTTGATCAGactaaataatacaaatatcaaTATTAAATTATGTGtgcatactttttatttttgccttccgTGGCAAAGCACAGGGAATTCTTTGCTTTTAGCCTTTCGTGTAAGATTATAAAGGAAGAACAGGAAAGACAGACACAGAATTTCAGCATTTTAGAACTGCAAGTGACTTTAAAGATTTGACCCAAGTCCCTCATCATTTCAATGAGGAACAAAATGAGGGGTCCAAGATGTGAAACAGCTAATTCCAGTATTAACTTCCTGAAGCATGGTCTCTCAATTTACCTCACCTATGTCAACCATAATTGGACAATACCACCACTTACATACCAAACAAACAAgcgaaaaaataaaaaccatgaaaagaaaagacaaatagccAAACCTCTTTTACTGTTTCCTCCATTACAACTAGAGGAACCATGCAAGGGGAAGGATGAACATTTCTGAGACAGGAATAGTTCACCTTCTAGCCTGCATCCAGAACCAGTTCCTCACCCCAAGACACAGCTGTGCCATACTGCCACCCACTACTTTCCTGTCTCTCTACAAGAAGGCAGGCACCAGACCTTTGGAAGGGAATTGTTATGAGAGTAACACTGTCCTTTAACAAATCAGCCACGAATTACCATATCATCAGATAAACATTGGATGAATAAAATGCAAATGCTAacaatctattctttttcatcaaGAAGCATGATTTTCTATTAATTTCTCCCCTCTTTGGTTCCCTATGAATCCAGGGAAGTTACTCAAGAGCATCTTAGCAAAGTAAAAAAAGGGTAGTTTCATATGAGAACTGTTTATCTAAATTCAGTCAGCATTAGAGACCCAAGTTACTGGAATCACTTAAGAACTCACCCCTTTCCAATCTGTTTTGCCTCACTATTCAGATGGATGTGGGATGCTACATTTTTCCTACCATGGAAAACACACACATTGGCCATTCTGATATCTCACCACATCTGATAATATTTTGATGTCCATACCCTCCAGACCAGAATGCCCTAGGTGATACAATTAGAATTCAAATGCACAGACTGTTAGAAGtgaaagggactctcaagagaattGAATCATATCTCCTCTGTTTATAACTGAAGAAACACAGCTGCAGTGGAACAGAGACTTGTCCCTCCTCACAtggctaggagaaggcaatggcaccccactccagtactcttgcctggaaaatcccatggacggaggagcctggtaggctgcagtccatggggtcgctaagagtcggacatggctgagcaacttcactttcacttttcactttcatccattggagaaggacatggcaacccactccactattcttgcctggagaatcccagggacaggggagcctggtgggcttccgtctatggggtcgcacagagtcggacacgactgaagcgacttagcagcagcagcagcagcacatggcTAGATAACGGTAGTGCCAGATCTGAAGGCTATGTCTCCAGTTTTCTGGTTCAAGCTCTTTCCACAGCCCCTGCTACTTTGCAACATCACTGCAGGCTTTCTAAACACTCTCAAAGGGTGAGGTGGAGCTCTTCCTTGGGAGTCAGCCCCTCCTATCTCAGAGCTGCCTCTGCTCCTCCATTGCATGAATTATAGATGCAAGAAGTTACTAAAGCCTGAATAGGCAGATGAATTCCCTTTCTTGACCCATTCTGTCAATCAGGAAGGTGGTCAGCAACACTTAGAGTTATCAATTCCTCCTATAGTTAAATTCTTGTTCTAATTCATCTAAAATCCAGTCACTATGCAATGTGCATAGCACACTGAAGAAGGAGCATTCTGGTTTTGAAATATGTGACCAGTTCAGTCATCTGGTTCGTGTCTAAGAATTACATATATGGCTGGTTGGCGTGCATAATTTGGGGCAGCAGCCTTCTAACAACTATTTGATGATTCTTCGACAGGAAATCTGGTTGCATTAAATTCCTTTTTTCTGGCTCCAGAGATGCCCATCTAAGCAGCCGCTAATGGCTAATAAGACTAACAGAGGAACAACAGAGTTCACAGGAAAGAGAATTCAACTTGACATTATAATTATTTGCATTAGAACCTTGCCTCTGCCCATCACCAGCAAACCAACTTTAATACTGGTGGTTTCTAAGCCTCTCCCGTAAATCTGTAAGATATTGAACCGATATAAACTTGATTCATATATAAGTTATTATTGGTCCAATACTATACTTTGATAGTATTGTCAAAGTATAGTATTGGAGCAATACTATAATTTGATGATCGGTTAACTCCAGAAATGAGAAGACAACAATAATATGGAAAATGTTAAACACTCTGTGTCTGGGATCCtactagtctgctgctgctgctactgctaagtcacttcagtcgtgtccgactctgtgcgaccccatagacggcagcccaccaggccccaccgtccctgggattgggattctctaggcaagaacactggagtgggttgccatttccttctccaatgcatgaaagtgaaaagtgaaagtgaagttgctcagtcgtgtccgactcttagcgaccccatggactgcagcctaccaggctcctctgtccatgggattttccaggcaagagtactggagtggggtgccattgccttctcccagtctaACTAGGTATAAAACCCTGCTCAGCAACTTATCAGTTGTGTAATCTTGAGCAAGTTTCATCATCTTTATCTTTTATCatgaaaaagttcaaaaatactcaaaatagAAGACCAGGACTAACTAAAGTGATACACTATCACCAGCTTAAGTAATTTTCAGTATTTTGCTAATATCCTTTCATCTCTCTTTCCCAACACTTCCCCCGTTCCGaggtattttaaaacatatttgggCAAGCTGTTGTTTTAAagatctctgtgcttcagttttctcatctaggAAATGAAGATTATAACATcgaattcatggggtagcagtgTACTGAGTATTCCGTAAgcgttaactattattatttatgatGGTACCTATGCACACCTCCCCCTCTGACGGGCTCCCTTCAGCTAAGCGCACCCGGTTCAGGACAGAGGTTGGTAAACAAAAGGCCTGGAAGAACACGAGTCTTGCGTCGCTAAGACTGCGAGCACCCTCTTCAGGCCGCCTTCCTTCAGAACAGTTTAATTTAAGGAGGAAGTTTGTCCTTCGCAGGCTCTCGTCGTCACGCGTGAAAATGAGGGGCGGGAACAGGAAATGGGGTTGGGCCGAATTCCGGGCGCCGGGAGGCTGCGGAGAAGATCCGAGAGGGTGGCAGCTGGAAGCCGTTAGCGAGAGCTGGGATGTTCCGGATCGAGGGCCTTGCGCCGAAGCTGGACCCGGAGGAGATGAAACGGAAGATGCGTGAGGATGTGATCTCCTCCATACGGAACTTCCTCATCTATGTGGCCCTGTTGCGAGTCAGTAAGTACTCTCCCAGGCTGTGGCCGCGAGACTCGCAGGGAGCTCGCCGCCACCTGCCCACCCAGCTGTGGTCCCACCGGTCTTGTGGGGGCCTTGGAGCAAGAGCTAAGCAGTTGCGAGGAGCAAGAGTTATGCACGTTGAGGGCGACCGGCGCAGGAGGGCAAGGCTTAGGATTGGCGGGTCAGGGTGGGGGTACCGAGTGCACGCGGAGATCCGGACCACGAGGTTAATCACTCAGCCCCTGCTTAAGGACGATTGAGTTGAAAGAGCCTCTAAGGTTTGCGGGTGCTatccctggggtcgggaagatcccctggagaaggaaatgggaacccactccagtattcttgcctgggaaatcgcatggacagagagctaaagtatatggggtcgcaaagagtcggatgcgacttggcaactaaacaaaacTAACTTTATCCCCAGGAGCAACCCCCTCGTTTTGCAAACAGAAAAACTGGTATCTAGAGTGGAGCAATAGTTGGCTCAAGGTCATTCAGCGATTCAGTGAATGATCTTGACCTAGAATCCAGAGTTCTTAACTGACTGCCAAGTTTCCTTCCATTAGTGCTAACCTTTGAAATCCAGaagattttgttccttttatttgtAAAGAGGGTGAAATAggtagttacttttttttttttaagaagaagaaaggatCGATAGGGTTAATGGTAATGCCTGagtgtttatttgattt from Bos mutus isolate GX-2022 chromosome 8, NWIPB_WYAK_1.1, whole genome shotgun sequence carries:
- the TOMM5 gene encoding mitochondrial import receptor subunit TOM5 homolog, which translates into the protein MFRIEGLAPKLDPEEMKRKMREDVISSIRNFLIYVALLRVTPFILKKLDSI